GCGGGGGCGCTTGGGGCTATTCTTCCTCGTCCGTATCCGCCGCGACCGCCTCGCGCCGGCCGGCCTTCCACTCGAGCCCCGCCCAGATGAAATCCTCGATGTCCCCGTCCAGGACGTTCTGCGGGTCGTGCCGCATCAGGCCGGTGCGGTGGTCCTTGACGTACTGCTTGTCCAGGACGTAACTGCGGATCTGGCTGCCCCACTCGATCGGCTTCACCTCGCCGCGCAGCTTCGCGAGCTCCTCCTGCTTCTTCTTCCACTCGAGCTGGAACAACCGGGACTTGAGGACCTTTAGGGCGATCTCCTTGTTCTTGTGCTGGCTGCGCGTGTTCTGGCAGGTCACGATGATCCCGGTGGGCAGGTGCACGATCCGCACCGCGCTGTCCGTGGTGTTCACGCCCTGGCCGCCGTGCCCTTGGCTGCGGAACACGTCGATGCGCAGGTCCTCGGGCTTGATCTCGACCTCCACGGTGTCGTCCACCTCGGGCATGACCTCCACCCCGGCGAACGAGGTGTGCCGCCGGCCCGAAGCGTCAAAGGGCGAGGGGCGGACCAGGCGGTGCACGCCGTTCTCCACCGAGAGGAGGCCGTACGCGTTCTCCCCGCGCACGATGATCTGCGCGTAATCGATCCCGGCCTCCGCGCCGGGCGTGACATCCACCACCTCCACGCTAAAGCCCAGCCGGTCCGCGAGCCGCCGGTACATACGCAAGAGCATCTCCGCCCAGTCGCAGGCCTCCGTCCCTCCCGCACCCGGCTGGATCGTGAGGATCGCGTTCTTCTCCGCGTGGGGGAAGGTCAGGAGCGTCTCGTGGTAGAGCGCCTCGAGCTTCTTCTGGGCCTCCTCGGCCTCCCCCGCGAGCGCCTCGCGCTCCTCCGGATCGAGCTCGTTCCACAGCTCCACGAGGCCCTCGAGGTCGGCCTCGAGGGTGCGGTAGGTCTCGACCGTGCGGCGGATCCGGGCGGCCTCCTGGCTGATGCGTCGGGCGCGCTCGGCGTCGTTCCAGAGGTTCGGGTCGTTCAGTTCGGCCTCGAGCTCGGCCAGGCGGCGTTCCTTGGCGGGGATGTCAAAGATACCCCCTTAGGGCGTCGAGTCGCGCTTCGAGCGCCTTCACGTCCATAACGTTCCCGATTCTACCATCAGGCCGCGGCCGGGTCAGCCCCGCGCCTTGCGGCCCAGGGGGTAGCCGGCCAACAGGCCCAGCGCGAGGAGCGCGATCCCTAGGGGGAAGGGGCGCACCGCGAGGCCCAGTAGGGCCCCGGCCAGGACCAGCCCCCAAAACACCCGCCCCCGCCCGCTCCGCGCGGCGAGGTAGCCGAGGAGGAAGGGGAGGAGCCAGAGGACGAGGCGGAGCAGGGCGAGGGCGGCGGGCGTCATGCCTTCATTATGCGGGGGTTAGGCCTCGGCTTCCTCCCACCGCCAGTCCTTGAACCGCTCGCGCAGCGCGGCTTTCAGGAATTTTCCGGTCGAGGTGCGCGGGATCTCGTCCACGAAGACGAAGGCGTCCGGCAGCCACCACTTGGCGAACTGGGGGGCGAGGAACTCCCTGAGGGCCTCGGGGGTGGCGTGCTGGCCTTCCTTGAGGACCACCACCGCCAGGGGGCGCTCGCCCCACTTGGGGTGCGGCACCGCGATCACCGCGGCTTCCGCCACGGCGGAGTGGGCCATGAGGGCGTTCTCGAGGTCCACCGAGCTGATCCACTCCCCGCCCGACTTGACCAGGTCCTTGGTGCGGTCCGTGATCTTCACGTACCCTTCGGGGTCGATCGTGGCCACGTCCCCGGTGCGGAACCAGCCGTCCTCGCTCCAGCTGTCGGCGGCGTCGGGGCGGTTGTAGTAGCCCGCCGCGACCCACGGCCCGCGCACCTGCAGCTCCCCCATGGTGCGGCCGTCCCAGGGGGCCTCGCCCGCGTCGTTCACCACGCGCACCTCGACGAGCGGCGCGGGCAGGCCCTGCTTGGCCCGGTAGGCGTACTGCGCGTCCTCCGGGAGGTCTTTGAGGTAGGACTTCAGTTGGCTGACGGTGCCCAAGGGGCTCAGCTCGGTCATGCCCCAGGCGTGGATGACCCGGAGGTTGAACCGGTCGAACGTCCGGATCATGCCCTCCGGCGCGGCCGACCCCCCCACGATCATGCGCATCCCCGGGGTGAGGTTCCAGCGGCCGGGGTGTTTCTCGAGGGCTTGGAGGATGCCCAGCCAGATCGTGGGCACGCCCGCGGTGACCGTGACCTGCTCCTTCTCGTACAGCTCGAGCAGGCTCTCCGGGTCCAGGTGCGGTCCGGGAAAGACCTGCTTCGCGCCGACCAGGGTCGCGGTGAAGGGCAGCCCCCAGGCGTTCACGTGAAACATCGGCACCACGGGGAGCAGGGTGTCCTGCTGGCTCAGGCCGAGCGCGTCAGGCAAGGCGGAGGCCAGGGAGTGCAGCACGATCGCGCGGTGCGAGTACAGCACGCCCTTGGGCCGGCCGGTGGTGCCGGAGGTGTAGCAGAGGCCGAGGGCTTCCTCCTCGTCGAGCTCGGGGTAGGTGAACGGCCCCTGCCCGCTCTCGAGGAAGGCCTCGTAGTCCAGGGTGCCCTCGGGGACGGGTTGGCCCGTGAGGGGCACCACGATGACGCGCTCCACGCGGATCTGGTCCTTCACCGCGTTCAAAAGGGGGAGGAGGATGTCGTCCACGATGAGGAACCGGTCCTCGGCGTGGTTGATGATGTAGGCCAGGTCCTTGGGGTGGAGCCGCAGGTTCAGCGTGTGCAGCACGCCCCCGGCCACGGGGACGCCGAAGTAGGCCTCGAGGTGGGCGTAGTGGTTCCACATCAGGGTGCCCACGCGGTCGCCTTTTTGGAGGCCAGCCTGTTGCAGGGCCTTCGCAAGGGCCCGGGCGCGGCGGTAGAAGTCCTGGTAGGTGTAGCGGTGGAGGGACTTGTCCGGTAGGCGCGAGACGATCTCGACCTTGCCGAAAAGCTGCCCCGCCCGCTCCAGAATGTGCGTCAGGGTAAGGGGAAACCGCATCATGTTCCCGTTCATGGCGTACCTCCCGAGCTTGGGTTGGTCCCATCTTACCGGGTGGAGCGAACGCTCGGTCAAGCCTTGACCTTGAGCGAGCGCTTGGTTGATACTGGGAGCATGCACCCCACACCAAGGGGGCGCCGGGCCGGGATCCTGGCCGCCGCCGCTCGGTTGTTTCGCACGCAGGGGTTCGAGCGCACCACGGTGCGCCAGATCGCCGACGCGGTTGGTCTCCAGTCCGGCAGCCTCTTCCACCACTTCAAAAGCAAGGAAGCGATCCTCCTCGCGGTCATGGAGGACGGGGTGCGCCAGGCCATCGCGGCCGCCGACCGGGCCCTCGCGGCCGCCGACACGCCCCCGGAACGCCTCCGGGCCCTGGTGCGGGCGCACCTCGAGACCCTCCTCGGCCCGGCGAAGGACGCGCTCGCGGTCCTCCTCTACGAGTGGCGCGCCTTGAGCCCCGAGGCCCGGGAGCGCCTGATCGCGCTGCGCGACGCGTACGAGGCCCGCTGGCAACAGGTTCTGGACGAACTCGCGCGCGAAGGCCGCGCCCCTCAGGACACCCGGTTGTACCGCCGCTACCTCCTGGGGGCGCTGAACTGGGCGCACGAGTGGTACCGCCCCAAGGGCGAGCTCAGCGTGGCCGTGCTCGCCGAGCGCTTTGCGGCCTTCGCCTTGGGCGAGGCGCCGAAAGGAGGCCGTGATGGAGTTT
This region of Marinithermus hydrothermalis DSM 14884 genomic DNA includes:
- the prfB gene encoding peptide chain release factor 2 (programmed frameshift) translates to MDVKALEARLDALRGYLDIPAKERRLAELEAELNDPNLWNDAERARRISQEAARIRRTVETYRTLEADLEGLVELWNELDPEEREALAGEAEEAQKKLEALYHETLLTFPHAEKNAILTIQPGAGGTEACDWAEMLLRMYRRLADRLGFSVEVVDVTPGAEAGIDYAQIIVRGENAYGLLSVENGVHRLVRPSPFDASGRRHTSFAGVEVMPEVDDTVEVEIKPEDLRIDVFRSQGHGGQGVNTTDSAVRIVHLPTGIIVTCQNTRSQHKNKEIALKVLKSRLFQLEWKKKQEELAKLRGEVKPIEWGSQIRSYVLDKQYVKDHRTGLMRHDPQNVLDGDIEDFIWAGLEWKAGRREAVAADTDEEE
- a CDS encoding long-chain fatty acid--CoA ligase, which translates into the protein MNGNMMRFPLTLTHILERAGQLFGKVEIVSRLPDKSLHRYTYQDFYRRARALAKALQQAGLQKGDRVGTLMWNHYAHLEAYFGVPVAGGVLHTLNLRLHPKDLAYIINHAEDRFLIVDDILLPLLNAVKDQIRVERVIVVPLTGQPVPEGTLDYEAFLESGQGPFTYPELDEEEALGLCYTSGTTGRPKGVLYSHRAIVLHSLASALPDALGLSQQDTLLPVVPMFHVNAWGLPFTATLVGAKQVFPGPHLDPESLLELYEKEQVTVTAGVPTIWLGILQALEKHPGRWNLTPGMRMIVGGSAAPEGMIRTFDRFNLRVIHAWGMTELSPLGTVSQLKSYLKDLPEDAQYAYRAKQGLPAPLVEVRVVNDAGEAPWDGRTMGELQVRGPWVAAGYYNRPDAADSWSEDGWFRTGDVATIDPEGYVKITDRTKDLVKSGGEWISSVDLENALMAHSAVAEAAVIAVPHPKWGERPLAVVVLKEGQHATPEALREFLAPQFAKWWLPDAFVFVDEIPRTSTGKFLKAALRERFKDWRWEEAEA
- a CDS encoding TetR/AcrR family transcriptional regulator, producing MHPTPRGRRAGILAAAARLFRTQGFERTTVRQIADAVGLQSGSLFHHFKSKEAILLAVMEDGVRQAIAAADRALAAADTPPERLRALVRAHLETLLGPAKDALAVLLYEWRALSPEARERLIALRDAYEARWQQVLDELAREGRAPQDTRLYRRYLLGALNWAHEWYRPKGELSVAVLAERFAAFALGEAPKGGRDGV